The Micromonospora krabiensis genome window below encodes:
- a CDS encoding aldo/keto reductase: MQQRPLGRSGLAVSRLALGTMTWGRDTDADDAAAQLKSYLDAGGNLIDTADVYGDGDAESVIGSLLGTLVPRDELLIATKAGLRPGNGRRRDNSRGHLLRTLDASLRRLGTDHVDLFQVHGYDPDTPLEETLAALDHAVASGRVRYVGVSNFSGWQTARAAAWQTAWPGRAPVVAAQVEYSLLERGVEREVLPACDALGLGVLPWSPLGRGVLTGKYRHGRPADSRAASPHFERFVATYLEPRCSSIVEAVATAAGGLGVSPLEVALAWIRDRPGVTAPILGARTVGQLLGALQVERMTLPEEIITALDDVSAVPVGYPERDS, translated from the coding sequence ATGCAACAGCGACCGCTCGGCCGAAGCGGGCTGGCGGTTTCGCGGCTCGCGCTCGGCACCATGACCTGGGGACGGGACACCGACGCCGACGATGCGGCCGCCCAGCTGAAGAGTTACCTCGACGCGGGCGGCAACCTGATCGACACGGCCGACGTCTACGGCGACGGTGACGCCGAGTCGGTGATCGGGTCGCTGCTCGGCACCCTCGTGCCCCGTGACGAGCTGCTGATCGCCACGAAGGCGGGGCTCCGGCCGGGCAACGGGCGGCGCCGCGACAACTCCCGGGGCCACCTGCTGCGTACGTTGGACGCCTCGCTACGCCGGCTCGGCACCGACCACGTCGACCTGTTCCAGGTGCACGGGTACGACCCGGACACGCCGCTGGAGGAGACCCTCGCCGCGCTCGACCACGCGGTGGCCAGCGGTCGGGTCCGCTACGTGGGTGTGTCGAACTTCTCCGGCTGGCAGACCGCGCGCGCCGCCGCCTGGCAGACCGCCTGGCCGGGGCGTGCGCCGGTGGTGGCCGCCCAGGTGGAGTACTCGCTGCTGGAGCGGGGCGTGGAGCGGGAGGTGCTGCCCGCCTGCGACGCGCTCGGCCTGGGCGTGCTGCCCTGGTCGCCGCTCGGGCGCGGGGTACTCACCGGCAAGTACCGGCACGGCCGGCCCGCGGACTCGCGGGCCGCGTCGCCGCACTTCGAGCGCTTCGTCGCCACGTACCTGGAGCCCCGCTGCTCCAGCATCGTCGAGGCGGTGGCCACGGCCGCCGGCGGGCTCGGCGTCTCCCCGCTGGAGGTGGCGCTGGCGTGGATCCGCGACCGGCCCGGCGTGACCGCCCCGATCCTGGGCGCCCGCACGGTCGGTCAGCTGCTGGGCGCGTTGCAGGTGGAGCGGATGACCCTGCCGGAGGAGATCATCACCGCGTTGGACGACGTGTCGGCGGTGCCGGTCGGCTACCCCGAGCGCGACAGCTGA
- a CDS encoding WXG100 family type VII secretion target gives MSGPAGSAVQLWNGLDNALSGVEAAVDSVCRTLAWPLIQLVDMVDGEPAALQAKAAEWDALAAQVRDLAQTHRGTREAAQVGWRSPAGEAYGRRLDEVEQQLLEVADQFAATAEYLRNVAEALQVTHDVLVDLCVEFVNWLLVTLVTALLMAPFTMGASWATGVAMSVTRGMITVTRALGQFIRPLAMHLQKVIRLLQKVLHHLHRLRSHLDKLVDKQRALRRGMKSVDKRRAAGKADKWYHKVTDPAKGTFKLGKSGSPFDMSTLDRAAALRAHGVTDGARVIARDWATNLPWNVPNSVVHGVTWGSVALVSGLSVPGADLVSDQVGQAVQDGADWVDQNVFGQPPSEQPAGR, from the coding sequence GTGAGCGGGCCGGCCGGCAGCGCCGTCCAACTCTGGAACGGCCTCGACAACGCGCTCTCCGGCGTGGAGGCCGCGGTCGACAGCGTCTGCCGCACCCTCGCCTGGCCGCTGATCCAGCTGGTCGACATGGTCGACGGGGAGCCGGCCGCGCTGCAGGCCAAGGCCGCCGAGTGGGACGCGCTGGCCGCGCAGGTGCGCGACCTGGCGCAGACCCACCGCGGCACCCGCGAGGCCGCCCAGGTGGGGTGGCGGTCGCCGGCCGGCGAGGCGTACGGGCGGCGGCTCGACGAGGTCGAGCAGCAGCTGCTGGAGGTCGCCGACCAGTTCGCCGCGACGGCGGAGTACCTGCGCAACGTCGCCGAGGCCCTCCAGGTCACCCACGACGTCCTCGTCGACCTGTGCGTCGAGTTCGTCAACTGGCTGCTCGTCACGCTGGTCACCGCCCTGCTGATGGCGCCGTTCACGATGGGGGCGTCCTGGGCGACCGGCGTGGCCATGTCCGTGACCCGGGGCATGATCACGGTGACGCGGGCGCTCGGCCAGTTCATCCGGCCGCTCGCCATGCACCTGCAGAAGGTCATCCGGCTGCTGCAGAAGGTGCTCCACCACCTGCACCGTCTGCGCAGCCACCTCGACAAGCTGGTCGACAAGCAGCGGGCGCTGCGCCGGGGCATGAAGTCCGTCGACAAGCGGCGCGCCGCCGGCAAGGCCGACAAGTGGTACCACAAGGTCACCGACCCGGCCAAGGGCACCTTCAAGCTGGGCAAGTCCGGCTCGCCGTTCGACATGAGCACCCTCGACCGGGCCGCCGCCCTGCGCGCGCACGGGGTCACCGACGGCGCCCGGGTCATCGCCCGGGACTGGGCGACCAACCTGCCGTGGAACGTGCCGAACTCGGTCGTCCACGGCGTCACCTGGGGCTCGGTGGCCCTCGTCAGCGGCCTGTCCGTGCCGGGCGCCGACCTGGTCAGCGACCAGGTCGGCCAGGCGGTGCAGGACGGCGCCGACTGGGTCGACCAGAATGTCTTCGGGCAGCCGCCCTCCGAGCAGCCCGCGGGTCGTTGA
- a CDS encoding YbaB/EbfC family nucleoid-associated protein, giving the protein MTDPMSAFDALAGRIADIERRFAGLRDDLTELSATASDESGLVSATVDATGALTGVTFAPAALRAGTEALAELVLEAYGRARASATEQVEERTEGLDATLGAGLGELFGKPGDFSALGRLEETIGRLGRLDGRLPGSPA; this is encoded by the coding sequence ATGACTGATCCGATGTCCGCGTTCGACGCGCTCGCCGGGCGGATCGCCGACATCGAGCGCCGGTTCGCGGGCCTGCGCGACGACCTGACCGAGCTGTCCGCCACGGCGTCCGACGAGAGCGGGCTGGTGTCCGCGACGGTCGACGCCACCGGCGCCCTCACCGGCGTCACCTTCGCGCCGGCCGCGCTGCGCGCCGGCACCGAGGCGCTGGCGGAGCTGGTGCTGGAGGCGTACGGGCGGGCCCGGGCGAGCGCGACCGAACAGGTCGAGGAGCGCACCGAGGGGTTGGACGCCACCCTCGGGGCCGGGCTGGGCGAGCTGTTCGGCAAGCCCGGCGACTTCTCGGCCCTGGGCCGCCTGGAGGAGACCATCGGCCGGCTGGGGCGCCTCGACGGCCGCCTGCCGGGCTCGCCGGCATGA
- a CDS encoding SseB family protein → MTPTWPEIVTRLRDTLARCDRDTDLELSSGARGMRLLVRRDVIRVTCPGYDEARLAALGWHRPAGGTRWWYETPRAPERLEPLSVLVARTAAEVLTDDPGTLSCRPVPPADPATGTPGTRAGSAEPAPGGDTDAAGSVDPAVAALLAAAADRRDLPGYLGVLAGATVCVPLAGEPTPGADFPWTVAGDATGGHLLPVFTSPAALTAFAGDGVPFVALPCAELFEDWPDPSWGLAVDPGTPRAVALSAPALAALIVANAPTG, encoded by the coding sequence ATGACACCGACCTGGCCGGAGATCGTCACGCGGCTGCGGGACACCCTCGCCCGCTGTGACCGGGACACCGACCTGGAGCTGTCCAGCGGGGCGCGGGGGATGCGGCTGCTGGTGCGCCGCGACGTCATCCGGGTGACCTGCCCCGGCTACGACGAGGCACGCCTGGCCGCGCTCGGCTGGCACCGCCCGGCCGGCGGGACGCGGTGGTGGTACGAGACGCCGCGCGCCCCGGAACGGCTGGAACCGCTGAGCGTCCTCGTCGCCCGTACGGCCGCCGAGGTGCTGACCGACGATCCCGGCACGCTCTCCTGCCGGCCGGTGCCGCCGGCCGACCCGGCGACCGGCACGCCTGGGACCCGCGCCGGCTCGGCCGAGCCGGCGCCCGGGGGCGACACGGACGCCGCGGGATCGGTCGACCCGGCGGTGGCGGCGCTGCTCGCCGCCGCCGCCGACCGGCGGGACCTGCCCGGCTACCTCGGGGTGCTGGCCGGGGCCACGGTGTGCGTCCCGCTGGCGGGCGAGCCGACGCCGGGCGCCGACTTCCCCTGGACGGTCGCCGGCGACGCGACCGGCGGGCACCTGCTGCCGGTTTTCACGTCGCCGGCCGCGCTCACCGCCTTCGCCGGGGACGGGGTGCCGTTCGTCGCGCTGCCCTGCGCCGAGCTGTTCGAGGACTGGCCCGACCCGTCCTGGGGGCTGGCGGTGGACCCGGGCACCCCGCGCGCGGTCGCCCTGTCCGCACCGGCCCTGGCGGCCCTGATCGTGGCCAACGCCCCGACCGGCTGA
- a CDS encoding DUF5703 family protein → MDYEYAPLRLPPNVDRLTAAAQLAIQAEFSGWELARVRLFRDGTRQVMLRRRRVNQPQPGLSY, encoded by the coding sequence ATGGACTACGAATACGCGCCGCTGCGGTTGCCGCCGAACGTCGACCGGTTGACCGCCGCGGCGCAGCTGGCGATCCAGGCGGAGTTCTCCGGATGGGAGTTGGCCCGGGTGCGGCTGTTCCGGGACGGGACGCGGCAGGTGATGCTGCGCCGTCGGCGGGTCAACCAGCCGCAGCCGGGCCTGTCGTACTGA
- a CDS encoding M20/M25/M40 family metallo-hydrolase, with protein MTSDAASARPDPTDEVVDLCRDLLRIDTTNTGDNDTSVGERRAAEYVAEKLAEVGIAAEIHESAPGRANVIARIAGTDPSRGALLVHGHLDVVPADADEWSVHPFSGELRDGYLWGRGAIDMKDFDAMVLAVVRHWQRTGVRPARDIVLAYTADEEAGSDYGAHFLVQRHRDLFDGCTEAIGEVGGFSYSINDSQRLYLIETAEKGLDWLRLHAKGRPGHGSMVHDDNAVTALAEAVARIGRHRFPVVVTPTVRAFLEEVSDLLGVALDPDDPETAIAKLGPIANLIGATIRNTANPTRLAAGYKDNVIPGRATATIDCRSLPGQSELLEQQLRELVGPDIAIEYIQRQPALETTFDGDLVDAMSAALRAEDPGARPVPYMLSGGTDAKAFSQMGVRCFGFAPLRLPADLNFSALFHGIDERVPVDGLQFGVRVLDRFLRTC; from the coding sequence ATGACGAGCGACGCCGCCTCCGCCCGACCCGATCCCACCGACGAGGTCGTCGACCTCTGCCGCGACCTGCTCCGGATCGACACGACCAACACCGGCGACAACGACACCAGCGTGGGGGAGCGCCGCGCGGCCGAGTACGTGGCGGAGAAGCTGGCCGAGGTCGGCATCGCGGCCGAGATCCACGAGTCCGCGCCGGGCCGGGCCAACGTGATCGCCCGGATCGCCGGCACCGACCCGAGCCGGGGGGCCCTGCTGGTGCACGGCCACCTCGACGTCGTCCCCGCCGACGCCGACGAGTGGTCGGTGCACCCGTTCTCCGGTGAGCTCCGCGACGGTTACCTGTGGGGTCGCGGCGCCATCGACATGAAGGACTTCGACGCGATGGTGCTCGCCGTGGTGCGGCACTGGCAGCGCACCGGCGTCCGTCCCGCCCGCGACATCGTGCTGGCCTACACCGCCGACGAGGAGGCGGGCAGCGACTACGGCGCCCACTTCCTGGTGCAGCGGCACCGGGACCTCTTCGACGGCTGCACGGAGGCGATCGGGGAGGTCGGCGGCTTCTCCTACTCCATCAACGACTCGCAGCGCCTCTATCTGATCGAGACGGCCGAGAAGGGCCTGGACTGGCTGCGCCTGCACGCCAAGGGCCGCCCCGGGCACGGCTCGATGGTGCACGACGACAACGCCGTCACCGCGCTCGCCGAGGCGGTCGCCCGGATCGGCCGGCACCGGTTCCCGGTGGTGGTGACCCCGACCGTGCGGGCCTTCCTGGAGGAGGTCTCCGACCTGCTCGGCGTCGCGCTCGACCCGGACGACCCGGAGACCGCGATCGCCAAGCTCGGCCCGATCGCCAACCTCATCGGCGCGACGATCCGCAACACCGCCAACCCCACGCGCCTGGCCGCCGGCTACAAGGACAACGTCATCCCCGGCCGGGCCACCGCCACCATCGACTGCCGCAGCCTGCCCGGCCAGTCGGAGCTGCTCGAACAGCAGCTGCGCGAGCTGGTCGGCCCGGACATCGCGATCGAGTACATCCAGCGGCAGCCGGCGCTGGAGACCACCTTCGACGGCGACCTGGTCGACGCGATGTCGGCCGCCCTGCGCGCCGAGGACCCGGGGGCGCGCCCGGTGCCGTACATGCTCTCCGGCGGCACCGACGCGAAGGCCTTCTCCCAGATGGGCGTACGCTGCTTTGGTTTCGCCCCGTTGCGGCTGCCGGCCGACCTGAACTTCTCCGCGTTGTTCCACGGCATCGACGAGCGCGTTCCGGTCGACGGGCTACAGTTCGGCGTGCGGGTTCTGGACCGGTTCCTCCGCACCTGCTAG
- a CDS encoding hemerythrin domain-containing protein, protein MTVPLPPLPPVPDEGYRPGGRNVADIVDQEHRQLLELVAQLTGPDAIPAEGLPVLTAALSRHLSGEEQYVLPAVRSALPDRAERVEREIDADAALLTALQALTEDGLAEVAERVRRHVDAVGALVRELRAVATEEELIRLGNRLEIAEEAAPTRPHPGTPATPPWNRVVEPVVGVVDKVRDAVTGRPTYLADLPEPPRG, encoded by the coding sequence ATGACCGTCCCCCTGCCGCCGCTGCCGCCGGTCCCCGACGAGGGTTACCGGCCCGGCGGACGCAACGTCGCCGACATCGTCGACCAGGAGCACCGGCAGCTGCTGGAGCTGGTCGCGCAGCTCACCGGCCCGGACGCGATCCCCGCCGAGGGCCTGCCGGTGCTGACCGCCGCGCTGTCGCGGCACCTGTCCGGCGAGGAGCAGTACGTGCTGCCGGCCGTCCGCTCGGCGCTGCCCGACCGGGCCGAGCGGGTGGAGCGGGAGATCGACGCCGACGCCGCCCTGCTCACCGCGTTGCAGGCGCTGACCGAGGACGGGCTGGCGGAGGTGGCGGAACGGGTCCGCCGCCACGTCGACGCAGTGGGCGCGCTGGTCCGGGAGCTGCGCGCGGTGGCCACCGAGGAGGAGCTGATCCGCCTCGGTAACCGGCTGGAGATCGCCGAGGAGGCGGCCCCGACGCGTCCGCACCCGGGCACCCCGGCCACCCCGCCCTGGAACCGGGTGGTGGAGCCGGTCGTGGGTGTCGTCGACAAGGTCCGGGACGCGGTGACCGGTCGTCCGACGTACCTCGCGGACCTGCCGGAGCCCCCGCGCGGCTGA
- a CDS encoding LysR family transcriptional regulator, which translates to MNLELRHLRVVCAIAETGSVTKAASTLGLAQPALTAQLQRIERTLGGPLFERDRRGARPTALGELVLARARVLLPAMKGLQDEAARLAGAADAPRRYRFGGVNSPILGRLVHRLSAEQPQAQITTYASWSVDELAQLVVGGRLDFVLTGVCGDSSPSAAFGLSWREVAVDPVLVLLPETHPLAGQEEVRLVDLRHEQWVAAPGDGCFGDCFAAACARAGFTPRKVYEADIRACMDLVDAGAAVALCQATFRPVAGLVTRRLSGVPLRWRLMFGWHPDSPAARVAELVLETAKAAYTDSLAAHPDYLAWLTRNPAFGVRRPTATGAVGGTGGVRTA; encoded by the coding sequence ATGAATCTGGAGCTGCGACACCTGCGGGTGGTTTGCGCGATCGCCGAGACCGGCAGCGTCACCAAGGCGGCCTCCACCCTCGGCCTGGCCCAGCCGGCGCTCACCGCCCAGCTCCAGCGGATCGAACGGACGCTCGGTGGCCCGCTCTTCGAGCGGGACCGCCGTGGCGCTCGGCCGACCGCGCTCGGTGAGCTGGTGCTCGCTCGGGCCCGGGTGCTGCTGCCGGCGATGAAGGGGCTGCAGGACGAGGCGGCCCGGCTGGCCGGCGCCGCCGACGCGCCGCGCCGGTACCGCTTCGGCGGGGTCAACAGCCCGATCCTCGGCCGGCTCGTGCACCGGCTCTCCGCCGAGCAGCCGCAGGCGCAGATCACCACGTACGCCTCGTGGTCGGTGGACGAGCTGGCGCAGCTCGTCGTGGGCGGACGGCTGGACTTCGTGCTGACCGGGGTCTGCGGCGACTCGAGCCCGTCGGCGGCGTTCGGGCTGAGCTGGCGGGAGGTCGCCGTCGACCCGGTGCTCGTGCTGCTGCCGGAGACGCACCCGCTGGCCGGTCAGGAGGAGGTACGCCTCGTCGACCTGCGGCACGAGCAGTGGGTGGCCGCCCCGGGCGACGGGTGCTTCGGCGACTGCTTCGCCGCCGCCTGCGCCCGCGCCGGTTTCACCCCTCGCAAGGTGTACGAGGCCGACATCCGCGCCTGCATGGACCTGGTGGACGCGGGCGCGGCGGTCGCGTTGTGCCAGGCCACGTTCCGTCCGGTGGCCGGCCTGGTCACCCGGCGGCTGTCCGGCGTGCCGCTGCGCTGGCGGCTGATGTTCGGCTGGCACCCCGACTCCCCCGCCGCCCGGGTCGCCGAGCTGGTGCTGGAGACGGCGAAGGCGGCGTACACCGATTCGTTGGCCGCGCACCCCGACTACCTCGCCTGGTTGACCCGCAATCCCGCGTTCGGGGTGCGGCGGCCGACGGCGACCGGCGCGGTCGGCGGCACCGGCGGGGTGCGAACCGCGTGA
- a CDS encoding DUF3140 domain-containing protein, with amino-acid sequence MAREQRLDPEVEVLWEDFHAQVNVPSAQLRQWLLTRGSGEEAFGADPDLGLPEPGRQILQVLTKRKVDLTPEDIDVMREAVDRIQSLVDARPPRGNADDEWRHSLLDLGHDILIER; translated from the coding sequence ATGGCACGCGAGCAGCGACTCGATCCCGAGGTGGAGGTGCTCTGGGAGGACTTCCACGCCCAGGTCAACGTACCGTCCGCGCAGCTGCGGCAGTGGCTGCTGACGCGGGGCTCCGGCGAGGAGGCGTTCGGCGCGGACCCGGACCTCGGCCTGCCCGAGCCGGGCCGGCAGATCCTCCAGGTGCTGACGAAGCGCAAGGTGGACCTCACGCCGGAGGACATCGACGTGATGCGGGAGGCGGTCGACCGCATCCAGTCCCTGGTGGACGCCCGGCCGCCGCGCGGCAACGCCGACGACGAGTGGCGCCACTCCCTGCTCGACCTGGGCCACGACATCCTGATCGAACGCTGA
- a CDS encoding ATP-dependent Clp protease ATP-binding subunit → MMGPGDFGTDPWDEFLARYFGRGEGGRRPAHRVDITRLMTADAREMLADAARRAAQKQSNDLDTDHLLWAALQREPLRDLVRRAGADPDTLLNALGGKGDGAPRGEVPPNLSLTPAAKRALLDAHQLSRAMGANYIGPEHILMALPLNPESPAGRMLAAGRIQPESLQAANAERGPMSGPRPDRGTPTLDQYGQDLTDLARNDQIDPVIGRADEIEQAVEILSRRTKNNPVLIGEAGVGKTAIVEGLAERICDGDVPQTLLGKRVVQLDLAGLVAGTRYRGDFEERLKKVIDEIRAHRDELIIFLDEIHTLVGAGGAGSEGGMDASNMLKPALARGELRVIGATTLDEYRKSIEKDAALARRFQPVLVPEPGVDDTIAILRGLRDRYEAHHQVRFTDEALVAAAELSDRYITDRYLPDKAIDLIDQAGARVRLRTRTPDADVRDLERQLDEVRRDKEQAVADEKYERASDLRDRISELEQQIRRAHGEDGTGSQVPEVGPQEIAEVVSRATGIPVAQLTEEERDRLLRLEGHLHERVVGQDDAVSAVAEAVRRSRTGLADPNRPMGSFLFLGPTGVGKTELARALAEALFGESDRMVRVDMSEFQERHTVSRLVGAPPGYVGYEEAGQLTEAVRRRPYAVVLLDEIEKAHPDVFNILLQVLDDGRLTDSQGRTVNFKNTVLIMTSNLGSELITGAQRSVGFGAGEPGSAQESDELRERLMRRLQENFRPEFLNRIDEVIIFRRLEAAQLRQITELLLEDTRRRLHAQDIEVTFTTAGIDWLAEHGYQPEFGARPLRRVIQREVDNRLSRMLLESQVSPGQRVTVDARDGELTIDVGAGERGYSAATTTHPR, encoded by the coding sequence ATGATGGGACCCGGCGACTTCGGCACCGACCCCTGGGACGAGTTCCTGGCCCGGTACTTCGGCCGGGGTGAGGGCGGGCGCCGGCCGGCGCACCGGGTCGACATCACCCGGCTGATGACCGCCGACGCGCGCGAGATGCTCGCCGACGCGGCCCGACGCGCGGCCCAGAAGCAGAGCAACGACCTGGACACCGACCACCTGCTCTGGGCGGCGCTGCAGCGCGAGCCGCTGCGTGACCTGGTCCGGCGTGCCGGGGCCGACCCGGACACCCTGCTCAACGCGCTGGGCGGCAAGGGCGACGGCGCGCCACGGGGTGAGGTGCCGCCGAACCTGTCGCTCACCCCGGCGGCGAAGCGGGCCCTGCTCGACGCCCACCAGCTCTCCCGGGCGATGGGCGCGAACTACATCGGACCCGAGCACATCCTGATGGCGCTGCCGCTGAACCCGGAGTCGCCGGCCGGTCGGATGCTCGCGGCGGGCCGCATCCAACCGGAGTCGTTGCAGGCCGCCAACGCCGAGCGGGGCCCGATGAGCGGCCCCCGGCCCGACCGGGGCACGCCGACCCTCGACCAGTACGGCCAGGACCTCACCGACCTCGCCCGCAACGACCAGATCGACCCGGTCATCGGGCGGGCCGATGAGATCGAGCAGGCGGTGGAGATCCTCTCCCGGCGGACGAAGAACAACCCAGTACTCATCGGCGAGGCCGGTGTCGGCAAGACCGCGATCGTGGAGGGGCTGGCGGAGCGGATCTGCGACGGTGACGTGCCGCAGACCCTGCTCGGCAAACGGGTGGTCCAGCTCGACCTGGCCGGCCTGGTCGCCGGCACCCGCTACCGGGGCGACTTCGAGGAACGGCTGAAGAAGGTCATCGACGAGATCCGGGCGCACCGCGACGAGCTGATCATCTTCCTGGACGAGATCCACACCCTCGTCGGCGCCGGTGGGGCCGGCAGCGAGGGCGGCATGGACGCGTCCAACATGCTCAAGCCCGCGCTGGCCCGCGGCGAACTGCGGGTCATCGGCGCGACCACGCTGGACGAGTACCGCAAGAGCATCGAGAAGGACGCGGCGCTGGCCCGCCGCTTCCAGCCGGTGCTGGTCCCGGAGCCCGGCGTGGACGACACCATCGCCATCCTGCGCGGCCTGCGCGACCGGTACGAGGCGCACCACCAGGTGCGGTTCACCGACGAGGCGCTGGTCGCCGCGGCCGAGCTGTCCGACCGGTACATCACCGACCGGTACCTGCCGGACAAGGCCATCGATCTGATCGACCAGGCCGGCGCCCGGGTGCGGCTGCGGACCCGCACCCCCGACGCCGACGTACGCGACCTGGAGCGGCAGCTCGACGAGGTCCGCCGCGACAAGGAGCAGGCCGTCGCCGACGAGAAGTACGAGCGGGCGTCCGACCTGCGTGACCGGATCAGCGAACTGGAGCAGCAGATCCGCCGGGCGCACGGGGAGGACGGCACCGGCTCGCAGGTGCCCGAGGTCGGGCCGCAGGAGATCGCCGAGGTGGTCTCCCGCGCCACCGGCATCCCGGTCGCCCAGCTCACCGAGGAGGAGCGGGACCGCCTGCTGCGGCTGGAGGGACACCTGCACGAGCGGGTGGTCGGTCAGGACGACGCGGTCTCCGCGGTCGCCGAGGCGGTACGCCGCTCCCGCACCGGCCTCGCCGACCCCAACCGGCCGATGGGCAGTTTCCTGTTCCTCGGCCCCACCGGGGTCGGCAAGACCGAGCTGGCGAGGGCCCTCGCCGAGGCGCTGTTCGGCGAGTCGGACCGCATGGTCCGGGTGGACATGAGCGAGTTCCAGGAGCGGCACACGGTCAGCCGCCTCGTCGGTGCGCCGCCCGGGTACGTCGGTTACGAGGAGGCGGGACAGCTGACGGAGGCCGTCCGCCGCCGCCCGTACGCGGTGGTGCTGCTGGACGAGATCGAGAAGGCCCACCCGGACGTGTTCAACATCCTGCTCCAGGTGCTCGACGACGGGCGGCTCACCGACAGCCAGGGCCGGACGGTGAACTTCAAGAACACCGTACTGATCATGACGAGCAACCTCGGTTCCGAGCTGATCACCGGCGCGCAGCGCTCCGTCGGCTTCGGCGCCGGCGAGCCGGGCAGCGCGCAGGAGAGCGACGAGCTGCGAGAACGACTCATGCGCCGGCTCCAGGAGAACTTCCGTCCCGAGTTCCTCAACCGCATCGACGAGGTGATCATCTTCCGTCGGCTGGAGGCGGCGCAGCTGCGCCAGATCACCGAACTGCTGCTGGAGGACACGCGGCGACGGCTGCACGCCCAGGACATCGAGGTGACCTTCACGACCGCCGGCATCGACTGGCTCGCCGAGCACGGCTACCAGCCGGAGTTCGGGGCCCGCCCGCTGCGTCGCGTCATCCAACGCGAGGTCGACAACCGGCTGTCCCGGATGCTGTTGGAGTCGCAGGTCTCGCCCGGGCAGCGGGTCACCGTGGACGCCCGGGACGGGGAGCTGACCATCGACGTGGGCGCCGGTGAGCGCGGCTACAGCGCCGCCACGACGACGCACCCGCGATGA
- a CDS encoding PIN domain-containing protein, with translation MDVPPLLIVDAANVVGSRPDGWWRDRPGATARLRDAIAGVAESGLPELPPPVEVVLVVEGVARDVPAGPGVAVVAARGSGDDAIVDLVAAAPDRRRLVVTADRELRERVTAQGAEVYGPRWLRDGARDRERAVRE, from the coding sequence ATGGACGTGCCGCCGCTGCTCATCGTGGACGCCGCCAACGTCGTCGGGTCGCGCCCGGACGGCTGGTGGCGGGACCGCCCCGGTGCCACCGCCCGCCTGCGCGACGCGATCGCCGGTGTGGCCGAGTCCGGGCTGCCGGAACTGCCGCCCCCGGTCGAGGTGGTGCTGGTGGTGGAGGGGGTCGCGCGGGACGTACCGGCCGGTCCCGGCGTCGCGGTGGTCGCCGCGCGCGGATCGGGCGACGACGCCATCGTCGACCTGGTCGCGGCCGCGCCGGACCGCCGGCGCCTGGTCGTCACGGCCGACCGTGAGCTGCGGGAACGCGTCACCGCGCAGGGCGCCGAGGTGTACGGGCCGCGCTGGCTGCGCGACGGCGCACGGGACCGCGAGCGGGCCGTACGGGAGTGA